In Nitrospiria bacterium, the genomic stretch GAAACGATCACCGGCGAGGACCTGAAGACGATCCTGGCTCAATACAAGGCCGCGCCGGCGCGTTGAAGCGTCGGGACGGCGGTGCCGCGAACAAAGCCCGGAGGACCGATGAGGACGACCCGCTATCTATTGATCGGGGGAGGTCTCGCCTCCCGTGAGGCGGCCCGGCAACTTAGGGAGAGCGACCCCGACGGGAGCATCACCCTAATCGGCGAAGAGCCCCACCGGCCGTACGACCGGCCGCCCCTCTCGAAGGAATTTCTCCGGGGAGAAAAATCCCGGGATGAGCTGTTCTATGATCCCGAACCGTATTATCGGGACCATCGGATCGAACTCCTGCCGGGCCTGTCCGTCCGTCGACTGGAGCTCTCAGCCAAAACCGCCGCGCTCTCGAACGCCGAAACGGTCGTTTTCGAAAAGGCCCTGATCGCCACCGGGGGACGTCCGGTCCGTCTCACGATCCCCGGGAACGACCTCCCCGGGGTCCATTATCTGCGCACCCTCGAGGATTCGGCCGCGATCGGCGCCGAGGCCGTGGCGGGCCGACGGGCCGTGATCATCGGGGCCGGCTTTATCGGGATGGAGATCGCAGCCTCCCTGACTCAACGGGGCGTCGGGGTGACCGTGATCGAGACGCAAGCCCATATCTGGTCCCGTTTTGCCGACGCCACGCTGGCCGGCTTCTTCCAGAGCGATTGCGCGCAAAAGGGCGTCGCGTTCCACACCCGGGAGACGGTGACCGAGATCCGGGGCCGGGGTCGCGCTTCGGCCGTCGCGACAAAGTCCGGAAAGGAGTTTCCGTGCGACTTCGTCTGCATCGGCATCGGGATTGTTCCCAATGTGGAACTGGCCCGGGAGGCCGGTCTCCGGGTCGACAACGGGATCGTGGTGAATGAATATCTTCAATCGTCCCATCCCGACGTTTACGCCGCCGGGGACGTCGCGAATTATCCCGATCCCGTTTTCGGCAAACGTCGGCGTGTGGAACACTGGGGTCACGCGGAATACGGCGGTCAGTTGGCCGGGAAGAACATGGCTGGTGCGGGCCGGCCGTATGATCTCCTCACCTATGTCTGGTCCGACCTCTTCGACCTTCGCCTGCAGTTCGCCGGCGACGAAGCCGAGCATGACCGGGTTCTTCTTCGCGGACGGCTTGAAGATCGATCGTTCACCGTCCTTTACCTCAAGCAAAACGTGTTGACGGCCTATTTTGCGGTCAACGGCAAGGCCAAAGAGTTTCCCGTCTTCCAACGTCTCATTCGGCAAAAAACGGATCTCGCCGGGAAGGAACCGCAACTGCGGGATCCGGCGTTCGCGGTCAAATCCTTGCTCTAGAAACCTACACCCCCGCGGGGAGGCCCGGCCCGACTCGGGCCCGATGGAGGTCGGCGCTTTGATTGAACGGACGAGTTGTTGTATACTGCGAACATGAACGCGCCGTTTTCGCTTTATCTTCATTTTCCATACTGCTGGAGCAAGTGCCACTATTGCGCCTTCAACTCGGTGCGGTACGACAAGCCCCAGAGCCTTCGCTTTCTCTCGGCCCTGAAAAAGGAGATCGCGCGGTACGGCGGTCGGACCGGGGTCCGGGATCGCCGCCTGATCACCCTATACATGGGGGGCGGGACGCCGTCCATCTTTAACGCCGATCAAATTTTGGAGGTGCTGGACTGTAGCCGCCGTCATTTTAATTTTGCGGACGACATCGAGGTCACGATGGAGGCCAATCCCGGCACGGTCGATCTCGAAAAATTAACGGCGCTGAAAAGCGGAGGAGTCCATCGCTTGAGTCTCGGTGTGCAGTCCTTCCGGGACGGCGAGCTGACGAGGCTCGGCCGCGCGCACGGCCCGCGGGTCGCCCGGGAAGCCTACGGGACGGCCCGGGAGGCCGGGTTTGATAATGTGAACCTCGATTTCATGTACGCACTTCCGGACCAGCGGCTGGAAGATTGGGACCGGACGCTGGACGAGGCGATCGGCATCGGGCCGGAGCATCTGTCGGCCTATGCCCTGACGATCGAGGAGGGGACGCGGTTCGGGGCGGATTATGACCGGGGTCTTCTGGTGTTGCCCGACGAGGAACGGCAGGTGCGGTTTGACGAGTGGACTCACGCCAAGCTTGCCGATGCGGGATACGTCCGGTATGAGGTCTCGAACTACGCCCGGTCCGGTCACGCCTGTCGCCACAATCTGGGGTACTGGAGCCAGCGGGAGTATCTCGGGCTCGGCCCCGGGGCCCACTCTTATTTCGACGGCCGGCGGTTCTCGAAAACGGAGGATATCGACGCCTACATTCATGACGTCGACGCCGGCGGGGAGGCGATCGAGGAATCCGAGGCGATCGATCCGACGCAAGCCGGCCGGGAGGCGCTGATTTTCGGACTGCGGAAAGCGGAGGGGGTCCGTCTCGACGAGATCCGGAATCAATATCCCGTGACCGATCCCGTACGACTTCAACAAACGTTCGATCAATGGAGCCGTGACGACCTGGTCGTTCTGGATCCCCCGCGCATCCGGCTTTCGTCCAAGGGACTGGGTCTTTGGGACCGGATCGCGGAAGAGATCACCGCCGTTCTTTAAGTCCGATTTCGAAAATCGTGATCGGCCGTTCTTGATTTCCGGAAGACGTGTCGGTGCACTACGCACCATTTAAACCCTCGTGAGATCGCCGGGATGGAACGTCGGACTTTTCTCGTTCGCGTGACGGGATTCATCATGGGTATGATCGGCCTGGTCCTCGCGATCCCCCTGGTCGGCTATGTGATTTCGCCGGCCTTTCGTCGAAGCGTTCAGGATTGGGCCGAGGCCGGCCGTCTGGACGACTTGACGGTCGGAGTCCCGCGGGAACTCTCGTATGTCGTGACGCTCCGCGACGGGTGGTTGGATGCCACGGCCACGAAATCGGTATGGGCGGTCCGACAGCCGGACGGGGCCGTCACGGTCTTTTCCCCCCTTTGCACCCATCTTGGATGCGGCTACCACTGGGACTCCGGCGATCGGGAATTCAAGTGTCCCTGCCACGGCAGCGTCTTTGACATCACCGGCAAGGTCGTCGGCGGCCCGGCCCCCCGGCCCCTGGACCGCCTGCCCGTCAAAGTGGAAGACGGACGCCTGTTCGTCATCAATAAGGAGTTCAAGGCCGGAACGCCTCAGCAGGTTGAGTTGTGACGATGTTTCGAACCATCCACGATTGGCTGGACCGGCGCTTGAGGCTCCGGCCCATCGAGGAAATGCTCCTGAGCGAGCCGATTCCCGGCGGCACAAGCTGGGTGTACGTCTTCGGAAGCGCCACCCTTTTTCTTTTCTTCCTTCAACTCCTGACCGGGATGTTCCTGGCGATATATTACGCGCCGACGCCCGATCACGCCTACGACAGCATCCGGTTCATCATGACGTCGGTTTCGTTCGGCCCCTTTGTGAGAGGGCTGCACCATTGGGGGGCCAGCGCCATGGTGGTGGCCATCGGGCTTCACATGCTGCAGGTCTATCTGTACGGGGCTTACAAGCCCCCCCGGGAAGCGATGTGGATGGTCGGGGTCGTGTTGTTCCTGCTCGTGCTGGCCTTTGCCTTCAGCGGTTACCTCCTGCCGTGGGATCAGAAGGCGTACTGGGCGACGCAGATCGGGATCAACATGGTCGGCACCGTTCCGTGGATCGGCGATGCCCTCGTCCGGATCGTCCGTGGAGGGGACCATCTGGGAGCCCTGACCCTGACCCGTTTTTTCGCTCTTCACATTCTCTTCCTGCCCCTCATGACGCTCGCCTTGATCGCGCTCCATCTGTTTATTCTGAGGCGGGTCGGTCCGGCCGGTTTGTTTGAAGAAAAAAGGGCCGTCGGTAAAAATAAGTCCGTTCGGACGGAGCGGAGGCGCCGGCCCGCGAGCGAGCCGTTCTACCCGAGGCAGGTCTTCATGGATGCCGTCGTGATGGGCGTCGTCTTCCTGATCGTCTCGGCCATGGCGATCGGCGTTTCTTTTCCCCTGGCCGACAAGGCCAACCCGTCGGACACCAGCTTCAAGCCGATCCCGGAATGGTACTTTCTGTTCTACTACCAGGGGCTCAAGTACGTTCACGGTCCGCTGGAACCCTTGGCCACATGGATTCTGCCCGGGGTGATCTATGCGGTCCTGATGTTCCTGCCGTTCCTCGATCGAAATCCGGCGCGCAACCCCGTCCGCCGGCCGACGGCGATCCTCATCGGTGTTTTGTTCCTGGCCGGGGTGTTCGGCCTGATGACCGTTTCGCTGGAGGAGATCTATGCCGTTCCGACGACGGATCCGTCGGTGACGAGGGGCCGGGAGTTATACGCCAAGCTTCCCTGTGTCGGCTGTCATCGGATTCATGGGTCGGGAGGCGCCGTGGGACCGGATCTTTCCTTTGAAGGGAAGGCCCGGGATCGGGATTGGCTGGTCCGTCATTTCAAAGATCCACGGGCGGTGTCGCCGGGATCGATCATGCCGGCCTTTCCCCTGACCCCGTCCGAACTGGACGATCTGACGAATTACATATTGAGCCTCAAATGAGACGTAAATTATCCGATGGAATACAAAGACTACTATAAAATCTTGGGCGTGGCCAAGAACGCCTCGGAGTCGGAGATCAAAAAGGCCTACCGGAAGTTGGCCCGGGAGTTCCACCCGGACCTAAACCCGGGGAACAAATCGGCCGAGGAACGCTTCAAGGAGATCAACGAGGCCAACGAGGTTTTGAGCGATCCCGAGAAGCGCCGGAAGTATGACGAACTCGGCTCGCATTGGGAGCAGATTCAAAGAGACCGCGATTACGCGCGACGGTACGCGCGCCCCGGATTCGAGGGGCCGCCGGAGGATTTCGACCTCGGCGATTTCTTCACGACGTTTTTCGGAGACCGGATGTCCGGTTTCGGCCCCGGGCCGTTCGCCGCAGGCCCCCATCCGGGCGCGGATCTGCAGTCGGAAATCGGTCTGTCCCTGGAAGAACTTCATCGGGGCTCCCGTAAATCGTTGAATCTCTCCGTGACTGAAACCTGCCCGACGTGCCATGGCCAGGGCATGATCATGACCTCTGCGTACAGCCAGGGGAAGAGACAGGTCGTGACCTCGGCGCAGCCGTGCGGAACCTGCCTAGGCCAAGGGCAGATCCGAACACAACGGGAGGTCCAAGTCAAGATTCCCAAGGGGGTGAAAGAAGGGTCGAAAATCCGGCTCGTCGGCCTGGGGGATAAAGGGAGCCAGGGCGGCCCGGCGGGCGATCTCTACCTGGTGGTCAAGGTTCTGCCCCATCGGCTTTTCC encodes the following:
- the hemW gene encoding radical SAM family heme chaperone HemW; this encodes MNAPFSLYLHFPYCWSKCHYCAFNSVRYDKPQSLRFLSALKKEIARYGGRTGVRDRRLITLYMGGGTPSIFNADQILEVLDCSRRHFNFADDIEVTMEANPGTVDLEKLTALKSGGVHRLSLGVQSFRDGELTRLGRAHGPRVAREAYGTAREAGFDNVNLDFMYALPDQRLEDWDRTLDEAIGIGPEHLSAYALTIEEGTRFGADYDRGLLVLPDEERQVRFDEWTHAKLADAGYVRYEVSNYARSGHACRHNLGYWSQREYLGLGPGAHSYFDGRRFSKTEDIDAYIHDVDAGGEAIEESEAIDPTQAGREALIFGLRKAEGVRLDEIRNQYPVTDPVRLQQTFDQWSRDDLVVLDPPRIRLSSKGLGLWDRIAEEITAVL
- a CDS encoding ubiquinol-cytochrome c reductase iron-sulfur subunit — protein: MERRTFLVRVTGFIMGMIGLVLAIPLVGYVISPAFRRSVQDWAEAGRLDDLTVGVPRELSYVVTLRDGWLDATATKSVWAVRQPDGAVTVFSPLCTHLGCGYHWDSGDREFKCPCHGSVFDITGKVVGGPAPRPLDRLPVKVEDGRLFVINKEFKAGTPQQVEL
- a CDS encoding cytochrome b N-terminal domain-containing protein, which encodes MFRTIHDWLDRRLRLRPIEEMLLSEPIPGGTSWVYVFGSATLFLFFLQLLTGMFLAIYYAPTPDHAYDSIRFIMTSVSFGPFVRGLHHWGASAMVVAIGLHMLQVYLYGAYKPPREAMWMVGVVLFLLVLAFAFSGYLLPWDQKAYWATQIGINMVGTVPWIGDALVRIVRGGDHLGALTLTRFFALHILFLPLMTLALIALHLFILRRVGPAGLFEEKRAVGKNKSVRTERRRRPASEPFYPRQVFMDAVVMGVVFLIVSAMAIGVSFPLADKANPSDTSFKPIPEWYFLFYYQGLKYVHGPLEPLATWILPGVIYAVLMFLPFLDRNPARNPVRRPTAILIGVLFLAGVFGLMTVSLEEIYAVPTTDPSVTRGRELYAKLPCVGCHRIHGSGGAVGPDLSFEGKARDRDWLVRHFKDPRAVSPGSIMPAFPLTPSELDDLTNYILSLK
- a CDS encoding FAD-dependent oxidoreductase → MRTTRYLLIGGGLASREAARQLRESDPDGSITLIGEEPHRPYDRPPLSKEFLRGEKSRDELFYDPEPYYRDHRIELLPGLSVRRLELSAKTAALSNAETVVFEKALIATGGRPVRLTIPGNDLPGVHYLRTLEDSAAIGAEAVAGRRAVIIGAGFIGMEIAASLTQRGVGVTVIETQAHIWSRFADATLAGFFQSDCAQKGVAFHTRETVTEIRGRGRASAVATKSGKEFPCDFVCIGIGIVPNVELAREAGLRVDNGIVVNEYLQSSHPDVYAAGDVANYPDPVFGKRRRVEHWGHAEYGGQLAGKNMAGAGRPYDLLTYVWSDLFDLRLQFAGDEAEHDRVLLRGRLEDRSFTVLYLKQNVLTAYFAVNGKAKEFPVFQRLIRQKTDLAGKEPQLRDPAFAVKSLL
- a CDS encoding J domain-containing protein, whose translation is MEYKDYYKILGVAKNASESEIKKAYRKLAREFHPDLNPGNKSAEERFKEINEANEVLSDPEKRRKYDELGSHWEQIQRDRDYARRYARPGFEGPPEDFDLGDFFTTFFGDRMSGFGPGPFAAGPHPGADLQSEIGLSLEELHRGSRKSLNLSVTETCPTCHGQGMIMTSAYSQGKRQVVTSAQPCGTCLGQGQIRTQREVQVKIPKGVKEGSKIRLVGLGDKGSQGGPAGDLYLVVKVLPHRLFHLDGYDLEAELPVWADEAALGAQIKVPTLDQKVLLKVPPGSQSGQRLRLRGKGLEKPRGEGAGDLHYKIRIMIPDRINAKERELFNELRRLRIERGDENKIRDRLG